GGAGCCGCCGACCGGGGAGACGGTGCCCGATTCGGGGTCGTACGCACCCCGCAGGAACTGCCGCTTGCCGGAGGGGGACGACAGGGCCTTGTCGGCCTTGAGCGCGGCGCGGACCTTCGGCCGGTGGACGTCCTTCAGGCCCATCAGGGCCCGGATCGCGGGACGTACGAACAGTTCGAAGGAGACGTAGGACGAGACCGGATTGCCCGGCAGCGCCAGCAGCGGGGTGTGCTCGTGGCCGATCGAACCGAAGCCCTGCGGCTTGCCGGGCTGCATGGCGAGCTTGCGGAAGTCGATCCCACTGCCCGGCACGTCCTCGTCACCCACGGACGAGAGGGCTTCCTTGACCACGTCGTACGCGCCGACGCTGACACCGCCCGTCGTGACCAGCAGATCGGCGCGGATCAGCTGGTCCTCGATGGTGGCGCGCAGGGTCTCCGCGTCATCCGCGACCGCGCCCACCCGGTAGGAGAGGGCGCCCGCGTCACGTGCGGCGGCGCACAGCGCGAAGCTGTTGGAGTCATAGATCTGGCCCTCGCCCAACCGCTCGCCGGGCTGGATCAGTTCGCTGCCGGTGGAGAGCACGACGACGCGGGGGCGTGGCCGTACGCGCACGGAGCCGCGGCCGATCGCGGCGAGCAGTCCGATCTGCGGCGGGCCGAGGACCGTGCCCTCCTCCAGCGCCAGATCGCCCGCCTGGACGTCGCTGCCACGCGTGCGCACATGGGCCCCTGCCTCGACCGGGCGGTGGACGCGGACCTCGCCGCTCGCGCCCTCGGGGGCCTCGCCGGCCGGGCGCATCGTGGTGGCCGCTCCGCCGCCCGTACCGCCGTCGGTCCACTCGACGGGGACGACCGCCTCCGCGCCGGGCGGCAGCGGGGCGCCGGTCATGATGCGCGCGGCCTGGCCGGGGCCGACCGTGGGCAGGCCGCCGCCGCCGGCCGCCACATCGCCGATGACCGTGAGGACGGCCGGGAACTCCTCGGTGGCTCCCGATACATCCGCCGTACGGACCGCGTACCCGTCCATGGAGCTGTTGTCGAAGGGTGGCAGGGCAACCTGCACCGTGACGTCCTCGACGAGAACGCAGCCCTGGGCGTCGGGCAGTTGCAGCTCGATCGGGTCCAGCGGACGGATCGCGCCGAGGATGTCCTCCAGATGGTCGTCCACCGACCAGATCGTGCTGCTCACGGTGCTACATCTCCTCGGTCACATAACTGCGAAGCCAGGTCCGGAACTCCGGGCCCAGGTCTTCACGTTCGCACGCGAGTCTGACAATTGCCCGCAAGTAGTCGCCACGATCGCCGGTGTCATAGCGGCGGCCCTTGAAAACGACGCCATGCACCGGGCCGCCCACCTTCTCGTCCTCGGCGAGTTTCTCGAGGGCGTCGGTGAGCTGGATCTCGTTGCCGCGGCCCGGCTCGGTCTCCCGGAGTATCTCGAAAACCGCGGGATCCAGGACATAGCGGCCGATGATGGCGAGGTTGCTCGGCGCTTCGGACGGGTCGGGCTTCTCGACCAGCTTCGTCACCCTGACCACGTCGGACTCGCCGGTGGCCTCGACGGCCGCGCAGCCGTACAGATGGATCTGGGCGGGATCGACCTCCATCAGCGCGATGACGCTGCCGCCCTCCCGCTCCTGGATCTCGACCATGCGGGCGAGCAGCGGGTCGCGCGGGTCGATCAGGTCGTCGCCGAGGAGTACCGCGAAGGGCTGGTCGCCTACGTGCGGGGCGGCGCACAGCACGGCGTGGCCGAGGCCGCGCGGGTCGCCCTGGCGCACATAGTGCATGGTGGCGAGATCGCTCGACTCCTGCACCTTCGCCAGACGTTCGGCGTCGCCCTTGCGGGTGAGCGCGCTCTCCAGCTCGTAGTTGCGGTCGAAGTGGTCCTCGAGCGGGCGCTTGTTGCGACCTGTGATCATGAGTACGTCGGAGAGACCGGCCGCGACCGCCTCCTCGACGACGTACTGGATCGCAGGCTTGTCGACGACAGGCAGCATCTCTTTGGGAGTGGCTTTCGTGGCAGGCAGGAACCGGGTTCCGAGGCCTGCGGCAGGGATGACAGCCTTGCTGATCCTGGGGTGCGACTGAGTCATGCGCTTCACACTATCCGGTGAGATTGGGCTGAAGATGAGGCTCCGGTTAACTTCCTGCTCATAAAGGCGTATACGAGAGGTTCCTGAGAAACGCAATGAGCGGCGACTTGTCCCGAAAGAGTGCGGTACGACGTGAACTCCTCGACGCCCGGGGCCTTCTGTCCACTGAGGACGTCCAGGAGGCCGCGGCGGTTCTCGCGCGACAGGCTCTGAATCTCCCGGAATTGACCGAGGCGGGCACGGTTGCCGCATATGTCTCGGTGGGGCGCGAGCCCGGCACGCGGGCGCTGCTCGACGCGCTGCGCGAGCGGGGAGCACGCGTCCTGCTGCCGGTCCTGAAGGCGGACAACGATCTGGACTGGGGCGAGTACAGAGGCGCGGAGCATCTGGTGCGCGCGGGCCGCGGGCTGCTGGAGCCGGACGGCCAGCGGCTGGGCGTGGACGCCGTACTGGAGGCGGATGCCGTGCTCCTTCCGGGGCTCGCGGTGGACTCGCGCGGTATGCGACTCGGCCGCGGCGGCGGTTCGTACGACCGAGTCCTCTCCCGGCTCGCGGCGGCCGGCGCCGACCCCGCACTGGTGGTTCTGCTGTACGCGAACGAGGTGCTCGCACGGGTCCCGGAGGAACCGCACGACCACCCCGTACACGCCGTGGTGACGCCCACGGCCGTCAGGCGTTTTACGGAGTGAGCTTGAGGGTGTCGACGGTCTTCGCCTTCACGGCCGCGTCACCGTAGGCCCAGTCGAGCAGCTCACCCTTCGCCCACTTGTCCGTCTGGTCGGTGTAGTGCGCGCTGTACGCGTGCCCCGACGCACCGCTCAGACTGATCCAGCGGGACTTGTCCCAGTCACCGACGTTGACGACCATCCGCATCGACGGCACCCAGATGACTCCGTAGCCGCCGGCCGCGTTCCAGCCGGTGGCGTTGACCGCCGCCTCGCCGCCGCCCAGGTTCCACGGACCGCGGTTGAGCACGAACTGCAGGAAGCCGGGACCCTCGGTACCGAGGGTCTGGTTCTTCAGCGTCAGCTGGTGCAGCCTGCCCCAGCTCCAGCTGGAGGCGTCCTTGCCGAGCTCGGCCGTCAGCTCCCAGCGGGCGTCCTCCATGGCCCGGGCGAGCAGCTCGTCCCGGGTGGTGGTGGCCTTGTCCGTACGGCTGGCCGGGGACTGCCACCACTCGTTCTTCTCGTCCTCGAGGATCCTGCGTACGACCTCGTACCAGCGGTCGCCGCCGTCCGGCTGCGCCGACTCGGTGTCCCGCTGGCCGCACTCCCGCACCCGCTCGCTGAGCTGGTCGTCCGGGGCCGAGCTGTCGGCCGGGCGGACGCTCATGCACTCCCCCTCGACCCGCAGCTCCTTGGGCAGCTTGTTGCCGAAGGCGAGCTTGAGGACATTGCGCCAGACCCCGTTGAAGTACGCGGCGGCACCGGAGTCCGGCTCCTGGGTGTAGTCCCAGCCCTCCAGCAGCTTCTGGGCCTCGCGGACGTAGCTGTCCGAGACATCGATCTTGAGCAGGTAGGGCGTCAGCAGCTTGGCGATCTCGCTGCTGTTGTCCATCTGCATGGTGCGCATGTCTTCGGTCGAGATCTTCCCGCCGCCCTGGATCTTCGACTCGATGAGGTCGTTGATCCGCTGGCTGCGGGCGCCGTACCCGTAGTCCTTGGTCAGCAGGTACGGGTACTTCTTCGCATCGATCACCGACTGGTTGGCGGTGACGATGTAGCCGCGCTCGGGGTTGTACTCGTACGGCAGCTCATCGAAGGGGATGTAGCGCTTCCACTTGTACCGGGGGTCCCACCCGGGAGCGGGCTTTGTGCCGTCGCCCTCGGCTCGGACCGGGATCCTGCCGGGAGCCTGGTAGCCGATATTGCCCTTGACGTCGGCGTAGACGAGGTTCTGCGAGGGGACCTCGAAGTTCTTGGCTGCCGCGCGGAAGGAGTTGAAGTCCTTGGCGCGGTTGAGCTCGAAGACCGCGTCCATGGACTTGCCGGGCTGCAGCGCGGTCCACTGGAGCGCGACGGCGTATCCGGCGCCACGGTCAGGGGCGGGGGCGGCCTTCGGGACAGGGGCCTTCTCGCCTACCTGCTCCAGCTCGCTGCTGCGGTCGGAGACCAACGGGCCGTGGCCGGTGGAGCGCACCGTGATCGTCTTGGCGGAGCCGCCCGCGACCTTGATGACCTCCTGGCGGGTCTTCAGCGCCTTCTCCTCGTTGCCCACCTGGTAGCGGTCGCCGCTGAGCTTCTCGAGGTAGAGGTCGGTGACGTCGGCACCGAGATTGGTGAAGCCCCAGGCGATGTCCTGGTTGTGACCGATGATCACGCCGGGCAGGCCGGAGAAGGTGTAGCCGGCGGTGTCGTACTGGCAGGTGGCCGAGACGGTCCGGCAGTGCAGGCCCATCTGGTACCAGAGGGAGGGCAGCGACGGCGCGAGATGCGGGTCGTTGGCCAGCATCGGCTTGTTGGTCGTCGTGTACGCGCCGGAGACGACCCAGGAGTTGGATCCGATGCCGTTGCCGCTGGGGCCCAGCAGAGCGGGGATCGTGTCGAGGGTTTTGGAGAGCGCGGAGAGCTGGGAGTTGAGGCCCTGGGCGGCGTCCGCCGCGCTGTTCCCGCTGCCGCCGCCGGAGGCGCCGGACGGCTTGGCTGCCGGGTCGAACTTGCCGGTCGCGGGGTCTATACCGCCCTTGGCGACGATCGGCTTGTTCCGGTCGTACGGATAGGCCGGATACAGGTCCTTGATCTGCTTGTCGCTGAGCCTGCTCGTCAGCAGCGAGCGGTCGATCTCGTCCTGCATATTGCCGCGCAGGTCCCAGGCCATCGCCTTGAGCCAGGCCACCGAGTCGACGGGCGTCCACTTCTCGGGCTTGTAGTCGTTGCTGAAGGCAAGGGCGGCGTACTCGACCGAAAGGTCCTTGCCCTCGCGGCCCTTGAGGTAGCCGTTGACACCGTCCGCGTACGCCTGGAGGTACTTCTTGGTCTCGGGCGTGAGGAGGGTGTCGTACTCCTTCTGCGCCACCTGGCGCCAGCCGAGAGTACGCAGGAACGCGTCCGTCTCGACCTGTCCGGAGCCGAACATTTCGGAGAGCCGGCCGGCCGTCATATGGCGGCGGACGTCCATCTCCCAGAAGCGGTCCTGCGCCTGGACGAAGCCCTGGGCGCGGAACAGGTCTTCGTCACTGTCCGCGTAGATCTGCGGGATGCCGTAGTTGTCCCGTCTGACCTCGACCGGGCCGGAGAGGCCGTCGAGTTTGACCGTGCCGTTGGTCTGCGGGAACGAGGCGCGCACGGTGCTGATGCTCCAGTACGTCCCATATCCGACACCCGCGACAAGCGCCAGCACCAGGACGATCACGAGCAGGCGAGCGCGTCGCCCCTTCTTCTTCTTGGGGGAAGAGGCGGTTGTGTTGGCGGGCATCGCTGTCCTTCGAGGCGCAGGCTGGTCCTGGGGTGCTGGAGCAACCATAGGCGCAGCGCTCCGGCGGTCCGGACGCGGTATCCGTAAGGCAGCGGCCGGACGCCCTCTCGTACGAATGATCGACCCGTCAAGGAAACGTTAAAGATTAGGTAAGGTAACGAAGTGTCGCCGGCCGGAGGAGCGATCCGGCCCGAAGGCGCGAGGGAAGGATCGGCCACTGAGTGTCCACCAGCTCAATGAACTCCTGCTCATCTGCTCGCTCGTTCTGCTCATCGCCGTCGCGGCGGTACGCATCTCGTCCCGCAGTGGGCTCCCCAGCCTGCTGCTGTATCTCGGGATCGGGATCGCGATCGGGCAGGACGGCATCTTCGACGTCAGGTTCGACGACGCCGAACTGACGCAGGTGATCGGCTATGCCGCGCTTGTGGTGATCCTGGCCGAGGGCGGCCTGGCCACCAAGTGGAAGGAGATCAAACCCGCGTTGCCCGCGGCGGTCGTGCTGTCGACCGTCGGCGTCGCGGTGAGTGTGGGCATCACGGCGGCCGGAGCGCACTATCTGGTCGGGCTCGAATGGCGGCAGGCGCTCATCATCGGCGCGGTCGTGTCCTCGACGGACGCCGCGGCGGTCTTCTCGGTACTGCGCAAGGTGCCGCTGCCGTCCCGGGTGACCGGTGTGCTGGAGGCCGAGTCGGGCTTCAACGATGCCCCCGTGGTCATCCTGGTGATGGCCTTCTCCACGCCAGGACCCATCGACGACTGGTACGTACTGGTCGGGAAGATCACGCTGGAGCTGGCGATCGGCGCGGCCATCGGGCTCGCGACGGGCTGGCTGGGCGCGTTCGGGCTGCGGCATGTGGCGCTGCCCGCCTCGGGCCTGTACCCGATCGCGGTGATGGCGATCGCGGTGGTGGCGTACGCGGCCGGCGCCATGGCGCACGGCAGTGGCTTCCTCGCCGTCTATCTCGCCTCGATGGTGCTCGGGAACTCCAAGCTGCCGCACGCGCCGGCGAACCGCGGCTTCGCGGAGGGCCTCGGCTGGATCGCGCAGATCGGCATGTTCGTCCTGCTCGGGCTGCTGGTGACGCCGCACGAGCTGCTCGTCGACTTCTGGCCCGCGGTAGTGGTCGGCCTGGTCCTGACCATGGTGGCGCGGCCGCTGGAGGTCTTCATCAGCCTGCTGCCGTTCCGCATCCCATGGCAGGAGCAGGTGCTCATGTCATGGGCGGGACTGCGCGGCGCCGTGCCCATCATTCTCGCCACCATCCCGCTGGTCACCTCCATCGAGGGCAGCGACCGGGTTTTCAACATCGTCTTCGTGCTGGTCGTCGTCTACACCCTGGTCCAAGGACCGACGCTGCCCTGGCTGGCGAAGGCCCTGCGGCTCGGCGGCCCGTCCGACGCCGCCGATCTGGGCATCGAGTCGGCGCCGCTGGAGCGGCTGCGCGGGCATCTGCTGTCGGTGGCGATCCCGAAGGGTTCGAAGATGCACGGCGTGGAGGTCGCGGAGCTGCGGCTGCCGGCCGGCTCGGCGGTCACCCTGGTCGTACGCGAAGGGAAGAGCTTCGTACCGCTGCCCTCCACCGTGCTGCGGCGGGGTGACGAGCTGATGGTGGTGGCGACGGATCCGGTGCGGGACGCCGCGGAGCGGCGGCTGCGGGCGGTCGGACAGGGCGGAAAGCTTGCCGACTGGCTGGGGACGGATGGAAACGCCGGAGGAAGATCCACAGGGAGATCCGCCTAATCGCAGGCAGATCTTGGAATGTGTGGGCCACTTCCCAGGCACGAATCGAATATGCCCTGTAGCATCAAGGCACACTGATCGACCAACTCTGCCTGACGCAGAGCTGGCGCGACCGTATGGCGGCCGCGGAGCCCCCTCAGTGGGCCCCGGTATCTACCGCAGTTCAGCGCAAGAGGACAGCTCTCGGCGGCTCCGTCGCGTCTCGTACCACAAGTACGACGCGCACCAGGGAAGCGCTACCAGGCGGCAGAAAGGCACGGACCGTGGCATCCACGGTCAACAACCGTCCTGGATACGGGCAGCTCCTGCGCACACCCGGCGCCTGGACATTCCTGCTCCCCGGCTTCCTGGCGCGGCAGCCCTTCGCGATGCTGACCATCGGCATCGTCCTGCTGGTGCAGCACACCACCGGTTCGTACGGCAGCGCCGGCGCCGTCGCCGCCTTCACCGGCGTCTCCATGGCGCTCTTCGCGCCGCAGAGCGGCAAGCTCGCGGACCGTCTCGGGCAGCGGGCCGTACTGCTGCCCGGCGTGCTCGCGCACGCCGCTTCCGTGTCCGCGCTGACGGCGCTCGCACTGGCACAGGCGCCCCTGTGGGCTCTGTTCGTCGCCGCCGTGCCCGCGGGTGCTTCCGTACCGCAGGTCGGACCAATGGTGCGGGCCCGCTGGGCGGCCACGCTGGATGGTTCGCCACTGATGTCGACGGCGGCCGCCTTCGAGTCCGTGACGGACGAGTTCACCTTCGTCGTCGGACCGGTGCTCGTGACAGCGCTGTGCACCGGTGTGCACCCGGCGGCCGGCCTGATCGCCGAGGCGACGCTGACGCTCGCCGGCGGTCTGTTCTTCGCCGCTCAGAGCGGCACGCAGCCTGCGGTACGGCCCAGGGCGACGGCCGCCGAACCGCACGCGTCCGCGCTCTCCGTCCCGGGGGTGCGGGTGCTGGCCGTGGCCTTCCTCGGCATCGGTTCGGTCTTCGGTGGAATGCAGGTTTCGCTGACCGCCTTCGCCGAGGAGATCGGCAACCCCGGCGCCAACGGACTTCTGTACGGGATCTTCGCGGCCGGCAACATGCTGGCCGGCATCGCCTGTGGTGCCATCGCGTGGAAGAGCGGCCCGCGGCGGCGGCTGGTGCTCGGCTACGCCGGGCTGGCTCTGGCGGCCTCGGCGCTGTGGGCGGTGCACTCCGTGGCGCTGCTGGCGGGGCTGGGACTGCTCGTCGGCCTCTGCATCGCGCCCGCCCTGATCAGCGGCTACACACTGGTCGAGTCGCTGGTGCCGGCTTCGGCCCGTACCGAGGCCTTCACCTGGCTGACGGGTGCCGTGGCGCTGGGCCAGGCGGCGGCCGTGACGGTGGCCGGGCGACTGGCCGACGCGAACGGCGCGAGCGCCGGATTCGTGGTACCGCTGGTGGGCACTGTGCTGGCATTCGTCACGCTCATTTCGCTCCGCTCGCGGCTGTCGCCGAAGGCCTCGGGGCGGATCGCGGCACGTGGGATGAGTCACCGCGTGCCGTTGACAGTGGACTGATCCAGCGGAATAGGTCACTATGGATCGTCGTTAGCACTCATTGAGTGAGAGTGCCAGGAGGAAGACAAGTGCCGACCTACCAGTACCAGTGCACCGAATGCGGCGAGGGCCTCGAGGCGGTGCAGAAGTTCACCGATGACGCCCTGACCGTGTGCCCCAGCTGTGATGGACGCCTGAAGAAGGTGTTCTCGGCGGTGGGCATTGTCTTCAAGGGATCCGGCTTCTACCGGAACGACAGCCGAGGTTCGTCCTCGAGCAGCTCGCCCTCGTCGACGCCTGCGTCCGCGAGCGCGAAGTCGTCCGACTCGAGCGCGAAGTCGTCGGACTCGAGCGCGAAGTCGTCGGACTCGAAGCCCGCCGCTTCGTCGTCCTCGACGTCGGCTTCCTCTTCGTCGGGCTCGTCGTCGAGCTCCAGCGGCAGCTCGGCCGCCTGACGCCGCTCCCCCGCCCGGCCCAGCCCGGCCGCTGTACGTGGCCCCGCGTCTGACGCCTGCTTTCCGGGACCCTGCCGTTGTGTACGGCGGGGTCCTTGGCGTTTTCGCGTACGGATAGTGTGATCGCCATGGCGACGAATGCGACCAACGCGACCGCAGAGATCGGTGTGATCGGCGGCTCGGGCTTCTACTCCTTCCTGGAGGACGTCACCGAGATCCAGGTGGACACCCCGTACGGCAGCCCCAGCGACTCGCTGCTACTCGGCGAGATCGCCGGGCGGCGGGTCGCCTTCCTGCCCCGGCACGGACGCGGCCACCATCTGCCGCCGCACCGCATCAACTACCGCGCCAATCTGTGGGCGCTCCGGTCGGTGGGCGTGGGACAGGTGCTGGGGCCGTGCGCCGTGGGCGGGCTGCGCCCGGAGTACGGTCCTGGGACGCTGCTCGTCCCCGACCAGTTCGTGGACCGTACGAAGGCACGTGCGCAGACCTACTACGACGGTCTGCCGTTGCCGGACGGGACCATCCCGAACGTGGTGCATGTGTCGCCTGCCGATCCGTACTGTCCCGAGGGGCGCAAGACGGTCCTCGCGTCCGCGCGCGGGCGGGACTGGGAGCCGGTGGACGGCGGGACACTGGTGGTGGTCGAGGGGCCGCGCTTCTCCACCCGGGCGGAGTCGCAGTGGCATGCGGCGATGGGCTGGTCGGTGGTCGGCATGACCGGGCACCCGGAGGCGGTCCTCGCCCGTGAACTGGGGCTCTGCTACACGTCGATGACGCTGGTGACGGACCTGGACGCCGGGGCCGAGACGGGCGAGGGCGTCTCCCAGGGAGACGTGATGAAGGTCTTCGCCGCAAGTGTCGACAGGCTGCGCACGGTGCTCTTCGACGCGGTTGCGGGGCTGCCGGCGGGTGAGACGCGGGACTGTCTCTGCTCGCATGCGCTGGACGGCATCGACACCGGACTTCAGCTGCCGTAGTTCTTCGGCCCGGCGCGGTCAAGCCCTCCTGCGGGTGAGGGAGTTGTCCACAGCGCGGGGGTCGTCCACAGGTGTCGGCGGGATGCGCGCGGAGAGTGGATGGTGAGGAGTGGTCAGCCCAACTCCACTCCTCACGGCAGGCGGTGTGTGTCATGTCGTTTCACCCTTCTTCCGTCCCTCCGCTTCCTCCCTCTCTCCCTTCTCCGTTTCCTCCTTCTCTCCATCCCTCTCCCCCTTCTCCTCCTTCTCCCTCTCCTCCCTCTTCCGCTCCGGCCCCGGAGCCCCTCGGCGTGCCGCCGTTCGCTCCGCTGCGGGTGCGGGGTGGGGCGCACCGCCTGCGGCGCGCGACGCTCCGGCGACGCCGTGCGATGGCGGCGGGGCTTGCCATGACGGCGGCGGCGCTTGCCGCTTCGGGTGCGCGGGGACCGGACAGCGGGGGCGCCGAGGCGTTGGCTGCCGCGCCCCAGCGCGAACGGCTGCCCGCCGCCGCGATGGTGTCCGCGCCGGTGCGAATCGCGGATGCCGCCACGGTCCGGCTGCTGCGCCCGGGAGACCGGGTGGATGTGATCGCCGCGGCCAACTCCCCTGTAGGGGAAGGGACTGCGGCGCGGGTGGTGGCGTCGGGCGTTCGTGTCACCAATGTCCCGGGACTGCGCGGGGCTTCTCCGGACAGCGGTGCGCTGATTGTCCTGTCGGTGCCACGCACCACCGCCGCGGCACTCGCGGGCGCGGGAGCGACATCGCGACTGGCGGTGACGGTGTACTGACTCGGAGTCGACACGAGCCGACGACCTGACGCACCGTCAGGCAATCTGTTCGCAGTGCGGATTGGACAGCACGACTACGCGCTGACGTAGGTTTCGGAACGTCTGGCTCCGTGTCCCGCACATGCGAAGAGAGGCTCAGTGGTGAGCGAGAAGAAGGTCAGCGTCCTGGAGGGCTTCAAGGCTTTCCTGATGCGCGGCAATGTCATCGACCTGGCCGTCGCCGTGGTCATCGGCGCGGCGTTCACCCAGATCGTGAACGCCGTGGTGAAGGGCGTCATCAATCCGCTGGTAGGCGCGTTCGGCACCAAGGATCTCGACTCCTACAGCTCCTGCCTGAAGGGCACCTGTGAAGTTGTGGACGGCGAGGTGGCCGGCATCAGGATCATGTGGGGGTCCGTGCTCGGCGCCACGCTCACCTTCCTGATCACAGCGGCCGTCGTCTACTTCCTGATGGTGCTGCCCATGTCCAAGTACCTGGCCAGGCGCGCCGCCCGGGAACGCGCCAAGGAAGGCGCGAAGGAAGTGGTCGAGCTGACCGAACTCGAGGTGCTGAAGGAGATCAGGGACGCGCTCGTTGCGCAGCGAGATTCGGGGCACGGCCGGTAGCCGCGGCTCAGATGTGGTGCGGCGGCTTCTCGTCGAGGAAACGCGCCAGCTCGGCGGCGCTGTCGCCGCTCGCGAGAGGCCGCTCGCCCCACCCGCGGTCCGTATCGTCCGAGGATTGCTGGTCCAGCGGATCGTCGAAGATCAGCTTCGGTTTCGGGGACTGCTGCCGCGGCTGCTCCGCATCACGCGGTCCGGGGGCGGGGGCGGTGCTCATACCTCCAGGGTACGGCGGCGGATGCGAGCGCGGGTACGGCGGCGGGGGCCCAAGGAGCGTGACCGGTCGCGGCACCGGTCGCGGCGACGGTCGACGCGGAAACGCCCACCGCCAGGATGGCGGCCGGGGCACCTGAGCGACGCCACGGGTCGGGACGTGGCCATGGCCGGGGCGCTGAGCCAAGTCCCGTGGTACGCATGGGCTTCATGGCAGCCAATGACGCACGGACGGACGGGACGGCAGACGTGCCGAGGAGCCCGCGGAGCGGCGGGACGACGGACGGACCGACGGACAGGCCGGCCGACGGGCTCACGCGCAAGCCCACGGGCGGCCTGACCGATGTGGCCGGCCTCCGGGTCGGGCACGCGCGCGTGCCGGGCGACCGCGCGCTCAGCGGTACCACCGTCGTCCTCGCGCCCGAGGGCGGGGCCATCGCCGCCGTCGACGTACGCGGCGGAGGCCCGGGCACCCGCGAGACCGACGCCCTCGACCCCCGCAACCTGGTCCAGCGCATCGAGGCCGTCGTACTGACCGGCGGCAGCGCGTACGGACTCGACTCCGCCGCCGGAGTGATGGCCTGGCTGGAGGAACGCGGACGCGGTGTACGGGTGGGGCCCGAGCCCCACCATGTCGTGCCCGTCGTACCCGCGGCCTGTGTCTTCGACCTGGGGCGCGGCGGCGACTGGCAGGCCCGCCCGGACGCATCGACCGGGCGCGCGGCGGTGGAGGCGGCGGCGGCCACCGAGAGCGGTGTGCCGTTCGAAGAGGGCGCTGTGGGCGCCGGTACCGGTGCGGTGGTGGGGCGGCTGAAGGGTGGGCTCGGCACGGCCAGCACCGTCCTCGGCTCCGGGGTCACCGTCGCCGCACTGGTCGTTGCGAACGCCGTGGGTTCGGTCATCGACCCGCTGACCGGTGTGCTGTACGGCCAGTATTTCGAAGGCCGCGTCGACTACCCGCCGGCCGAGGTCCACACGGCGGCGCGGCAACGGCTGGACGAGACGGGTCGGGCGAGCGGATGGCCTCCGCTGCCGCCACTGAACACCACACTCGCCGTCGTCGCGACCGACGCGGATCTGACCCGGGCCCAGGCGCAGAAGCTCGCGGGCACGGCGCACGACGGCATCGCACGCGCCGTACGCCCCGTCCATCTCCTCAACGACGGCGACACCGTCTTCACGCTCGCC
This portion of the Streptomyces sp. NBC_01750 genome encodes:
- the glp gene encoding molybdotransferase-like divisome protein Glp, which encodes MSSTIWSVDDHLEDILGAIRPLDPIELQLPDAQGCVLVEDVTVQVALPPFDNSSMDGYAVRTADVSGATEEFPAVLTVIGDVAAGGGGLPTVGPGQAARIMTGAPLPPGAEAVVPVEWTDGGTGGGAATTMRPAGEAPEGASGEVRVHRPVEAGAHVRTRGSDVQAGDLALEEGTVLGPPQIGLLAAIGRGSVRVRPRPRVVVLSTGSELIQPGERLGEGQIYDSNSFALCAAARDAGALSYRVGAVADDAETLRATIEDQLIRADLLVTTGGVSVGAYDVVKEALSSVGDEDVPGSGIDFRKLAMQPGKPQGFGSIGHEHTPLLALPGNPVSSYVSFELFVRPAIRALMGLKDVHRPKVRAALKADKALSSPSGKRQFLRGAYDPESGTVSPVGGSGSHLIAALAHADCLIVVPESDTSVEPGAEMEVVLIG
- the galU gene encoding UTP--glucose-1-phosphate uridylyltransferase GalU; protein product: MTQSHPRISKAVIPAAGLGTRFLPATKATPKEMLPVVDKPAIQYVVEEAVAAGLSDVLMITGRNKRPLEDHFDRNYELESALTRKGDAERLAKVQESSDLATMHYVRQGDPRGLGHAVLCAAPHVGDQPFAVLLGDDLIDPRDPLLARMVEIQEREGGSVIALMEVDPAQIHLYGCAAVEATGESDVVRVTKLVEKPDPSEAPSNLAIIGRYVLDPAVFEILRETEPGRGNEIQLTDALEKLAEDEKVGGPVHGVVFKGRRYDTGDRGDYLRAIVRLACEREDLGPEFRTWLRSYVTEEM
- a CDS encoding 5-formyltetrahydrofolate cyclo-ligase, which encodes MSGDLSRKSAVRRELLDARGLLSTEDVQEAAAVLARQALNLPELTEAGTVAAYVSVGREPGTRALLDALRERGARVLLPVLKADNDLDWGEYRGAEHLVRAGRGLLEPDGQRLGVDAVLEADAVLLPGLAVDSRGMRLGRGGGSYDRVLSRLAAAGADPALVVLLYANEVLARVPEEPHDHPVHAVVTPTAVRRFTE
- a CDS encoding penicillin acylase family protein yields the protein MPANTTASSPKKKKGRRARLLVIVLVLALVAGVGYGTYWSISTVRASFPQTNGTVKLDGLSGPVEVRRDNYGIPQIYADSDEDLFRAQGFVQAQDRFWEMDVRRHMTAGRLSEMFGSGQVETDAFLRTLGWRQVAQKEYDTLLTPETKKYLQAYADGVNGYLKGREGKDLSVEYAALAFSNDYKPEKWTPVDSVAWLKAMAWDLRGNMQDEIDRSLLTSRLSDKQIKDLYPAYPYDRNKPIVAKGGIDPATGKFDPAAKPSGASGGGSGNSAADAAQGLNSQLSALSKTLDTIPALLGPSGNGIGSNSWVVSGAYTTTNKPMLANDPHLAPSLPSLWYQMGLHCRTVSATCQYDTAGYTFSGLPGVIIGHNQDIAWGFTNLGADVTDLYLEKLSGDRYQVGNEEKALKTRQEVIKVAGGSAKTITVRSTGHGPLVSDRSSELEQVGEKAPVPKAAPAPDRGAGYAVALQWTALQPGKSMDAVFELNRAKDFNSFRAAAKNFEVPSQNLVYADVKGNIGYQAPGRIPVRAEGDGTKPAPGWDPRYKWKRYIPFDELPYEYNPERGYIVTANQSVIDAKKYPYLLTKDYGYGARSQRINDLIESKIQGGGKISTEDMRTMQMDNSSEIAKLLTPYLLKIDVSDSYVREAQKLLEGWDYTQEPDSGAAAYFNGVWRNVLKLAFGNKLPKELRVEGECMSVRPADSSAPDDQLSERVRECGQRDTESAQPDGGDRWYEVVRRILEDEKNEWWQSPASRTDKATTTRDELLARAMEDARWELTAELGKDASSWSWGRLHQLTLKNQTLGTEGPGFLQFVLNRGPWNLGGGEAAVNATGWNAAGGYGVIWVPSMRMVVNVGDWDKSRWISLSGASGHAYSAHYTDQTDKWAKGELLDWAYGDAAVKAKTVDTLKLTP
- a CDS encoding potassium/proton antiporter; protein product: MSVHQLNELLLICSLVLLIAVAAVRISSRSGLPSLLLYLGIGIAIGQDGIFDVRFDDAELTQVIGYAALVVILAEGGLATKWKEIKPALPAAVVLSTVGVAVSVGITAAGAHYLVGLEWRQALIIGAVVSSTDAAAVFSVLRKVPLPSRVTGVLEAESGFNDAPVVILVMAFSTPGPIDDWYVLVGKITLELAIGAAIGLATGWLGAFGLRHVALPASGLYPIAVMAIAVVAYAAGAMAHGSGFLAVYLASMVLGNSKLPHAPANRGFAEGLGWIAQIGMFVLLGLLVTPHELLVDFWPAVVVGLVLTMVARPLEVFISLLPFRIPWQEQVLMSWAGLRGAVPIILATIPLVTSIEGSDRVFNIVFVLVVVYTLVQGPTLPWLAKALRLGGPSDAADLGIESAPLERLRGHLLSVAIPKGSKMHGVEVAELRLPAGSAVTLVVREGKSFVPLPSTVLRRGDELMVVATDPVRDAAERRLRAVGQGGKLADWLGTDGNAGGRSTGRSA
- a CDS encoding MFS transporter, giving the protein MASTVNNRPGYGQLLRTPGAWTFLLPGFLARQPFAMLTIGIVLLVQHTTGSYGSAGAVAAFTGVSMALFAPQSGKLADRLGQRAVLLPGVLAHAASVSALTALALAQAPLWALFVAAVPAGASVPQVGPMVRARWAATLDGSPLMSTAAAFESVTDEFTFVVGPVLVTALCTGVHPAAGLIAEATLTLAGGLFFAAQSGTQPAVRPRATAAEPHASALSVPGVRVLAVAFLGIGSVFGGMQVSLTAFAEEIGNPGANGLLYGIFAAGNMLAGIACGAIAWKSGPRRRLVLGYAGLALAASALWAVHSVALLAGLGLLVGLCIAPALISGYTLVESLVPASARTEAFTWLTGAVALGQAAAVTVAGRLADANGASAGFVVPLVGTVLAFVTLISLRSRLSPKASGRIAARGMSHRVPLTVD